One Lysinibacillus fusiformis genomic window carries:
- the obgE gene encoding GTPase ObgE has product MFVDHVKIYVKGGDGGDGMVAFRREKFVPNGGPAGGDGGHGGNVVFQVEEGLRTLMDFRYKRNFKADRGEHGMSKGMHGRRADDLIVKVPPGTVVMNEETGVVIADLVEHGQQAIIAKAGRGGRGNSRFATPANPAPELSEKGEPGQELNVILELKVLADVGLVGFPSVGKSTLLSVVSAAKPKIGAYHFTTIVPNLGMVETDDHRSFAMADLPGLIEGAHEGVGLGHQFLRHIERTRVIVHVIDMSGMEGRDPYEDYLTINDELKQYNLRLTERPQIIVANKMDMPDAEENLEIFREKVGEDVKIFPVSAVSRQGLKPVLFEIADLLEVTPEFPLFDDLDEESDATVLYKHQSEADSIEISRDPDGTFILGGYAIERIFKMTDFSREDGVRRFARQLRGMGVDEALRERGAQNGDIVRLLEFEFEFVD; this is encoded by the coding sequence ATGTTTGTCGATCACGTCAAGATTTATGTAAAAGGTGGCGACGGTGGGGATGGAATGGTAGCCTTCCGTCGTGAAAAATTTGTACCGAATGGTGGTCCAGCTGGTGGCGATGGTGGTCACGGTGGGAATGTTGTCTTTCAAGTTGAAGAAGGTCTGCGAACGTTAATGGATTTCCGTTACAAACGCAACTTCAAGGCTGACCGTGGTGAGCATGGTATGAGTAAAGGGATGCATGGTAGACGTGCAGATGATTTAATCGTTAAAGTACCACCGGGCACGGTCGTAATGAACGAAGAAACAGGCGTTGTTATTGCGGATTTAGTTGAGCATGGTCAACAAGCGATTATCGCAAAAGCTGGCCGCGGCGGCCGCGGAAATTCTCGCTTTGCAACACCAGCCAATCCTGCTCCAGAACTTTCTGAAAAAGGTGAGCCAGGACAAGAATTAAATGTTATATTAGAGTTGAAAGTACTGGCAGATGTAGGATTAGTTGGCTTCCCAAGTGTAGGTAAATCAACATTATTATCTGTTGTTTCTGCGGCAAAGCCAAAAATAGGTGCATATCATTTCACTACAATCGTACCGAACTTAGGAATGGTTGAAACGGATGATCATCGTAGCTTTGCAATGGCCGATTTACCAGGTTTAATCGAAGGTGCGCACGAAGGTGTTGGTCTTGGTCACCAATTCCTCCGTCATATTGAACGTACACGTGTTATCGTGCATGTAATTGATATGTCGGGTATGGAAGGTCGCGACCCTTATGAAGATTACTTAACAATCAACGATGAGCTAAAACAATATAATCTTCGTTTAACAGAACGTCCGCAAATTATTGTGGCAAATAAAATGGACATGCCAGATGCAGAGGAAAACTTAGAAATTTTCCGTGAAAAAGTGGGCGAAGATGTGAAAATCTTCCCAGTATCAGCGGTTTCTCGCCAAGGCTTAAAGCCGGTATTATTTGAAATTGCCGACTTACTGGAAGTGACTCCTGAATTCCCATTATTCGATGATCTAGATGAAGAATCAGATGCAACGGTACTTTACAAACACCAATCTGAAGCAGATTCAATCGAAATCTCTCGTGATCCTGATGGTACATTCATTCTTGGTGGATATGCGATTGAGCGTATCTTCAAAATGACAGACTTCAGCCGCGAGGACGGAGTACGTCGTTTTGCACGGCAATTACGAGGTATGGGCGTCGATGAAGCATTACGTGAACGTGGTGCACAAAATGGAGATATTGTACGCTTATTAGAATTCGAATTTGAATTTGTCGACTAA
- a CDS encoding Spo0B domain-containing protein, whose amino-acid sequence MNSQSLTISEVLRFANHDYVNQLQLIRMNLDLGRIDESKKLIQIFSEQLRVLSSINRLQLPQTMEWLQTANWRYPSLPMKISGEISKPVTNNIDAAVVEYLNKTVIHVYDTLDPFTEQSLAIHVCVDDQTFAVTFTLNGHWSADAFTEKGLKQFDIQTVEETNTSWKYVLSASRE is encoded by the coding sequence ATGAACAGTCAATCACTAACCATTAGTGAAGTATTACGTTTTGCAAATCATGATTATGTGAATCAGCTTCAGCTAATTCGCATGAATTTAGATTTAGGTAGAATCGATGAATCAAAGAAACTTATTCAAATTTTTTCTGAACAATTACGGGTGCTTTCTAGCATAAATCGACTACAGTTACCACAAACGATGGAGTGGCTACAAACAGCAAATTGGCGCTATCCTTCGTTGCCAATGAAAATTAGTGGTGAGATTAGCAAACCTGTCACAAATAATATTGATGCGGCAGTTGTAGAATACTTAAATAAAACAGTTATACATGTTTATGATACATTAGATCCATTTACTGAACAGAGTTTAGCGATTCATGTGTGTGTCGACGACCAGACATTTGCTGTAACATTCACGCTAAATGGACACTGGAGTGCTGATGCATTCACCGAAAAAGGTTTGAAACAATTTGACATTCAAACAGTGGAAGAGACAAATACGTCTTGGAAATATGTATTGAGTGCAAGCAGGGAGTGA
- the rpmA gene encoding 50S ribosomal protein L27 — protein MKLLLALDLQLFASKKGVGSTKNGRDSESKRLGAKRADGQFVTGGSILYRQRGTKIYPGTNVGRGGDDTLFAKVDGVVKFERLGRDRKQVSVYPETQQA, from the coding sequence ATGAAATTGTTATTAGCATTAGACCTTCAACTTTTTGCATCGAAAAAAGGGGTAGGTTCTACTAAAAACGGACGTGACTCTGAGTCTAAACGTCTTGGCGCTAAGCGTGCTGATGGCCAATTCGTAACTGGTGGTTCTATTCTTTACCGTCAACGCGGTACAAAAATTTACCCAGGTACAAACGTAGGTCGTGGTGGTGATGATACACTATTTGCTAAAGTAGACGGCGTTGTTAAATTCGAACGCTTAGGTCGCGATCGCAAACAAGTATCTGTATACCCAGAAACTCAACAAGCTTAA
- a CDS encoding ribosomal-processing cysteine protease Prp, whose translation MIQVTIHHDENRHVSAFEFSGHAEYDESGKDLVCAGASTIAIGTVNAIYALLQLQPEVEQAAEGGGYLKVDLPTDLEPEMDAKLQLIVQVMTAQVYSMVQNYGQYIQINYNQVGGGTE comes from the coding sequence GTGATACAAGTTACGATACATCATGATGAAAATAGACATGTGTCTGCATTTGAATTTTCAGGACATGCCGAGTACGACGAATCTGGTAAAGATTTAGTATGTGCAGGAGCATCTACCATTGCCATTGGCACGGTAAATGCTATTTATGCACTATTACAATTACAACCGGAAGTTGAACAAGCAGCTGAAGGTGGAGGCTATCTCAAGGTAGATTTACCAACAGATTTAGAGCCTGAAATGGATGCAAAACTACAATTAATTGTCCAAGTAATGACTGCTCAAGTATATTCTATGGTGCAAAATTACGGGCAATATATCCAAATCAACTACAACCAAGTAGGAGGTGGAACAGAATGA
- the rplU gene encoding 50S ribosomal protein L21, which yields MYAIIETGGKQIKVEAGQEIYVEKLGVEADEVVTFDKVLFVGGENVKVGAPFVEGATVTAKAVKEGRQKKIVVFKLKAKKNYRRKQGHRQPYTKLVVESINA from the coding sequence ATGTACGCAATTATTGAAACTGGTGGTAAACAAATCAAAGTAGAAGCTGGTCAAGAAATCTATGTTGAGAAATTAGGCGTAGAAGCTGACGAAGTTGTAACTTTCGATAAAGTTTTATTCGTAGGTGGCGAAAACGTTAAAGTTGGAGCTCCATTCGTAGAAGGCGCTACAGTAACAGCTAAAGCTGTGAAAGAAGGCCGTCAAAAGAAAATCGTTGTTTTCAAATTGAAAGCTAAAAAGAACTACCGTCGTAAACAAGGTCACCGTCAACCTTACACAAAATTAGTTGTTGAGTCTATCAACGCTTAA
- a CDS encoding zinc metalloprotease has product MKIKLHILCIPLVFIMIFSGQIAYYAIILSSLLWHEAGHLLAAKICGVKIKSCVITPYGGEIEFDNPAVVQATSLLWIALGGPIATVLGIGLAFFMPELLATKLIEVQLVLLAINVCPILPLDGGRILIACLFLFCPTVRAFEYYYSFCLAIVTILFILTMSYLPQSIFLAVLCLFIWLQVIKEWNYRKYRFAFEKYVLNRLT; this is encoded by the coding sequence ATGAAGATTAAATTGCATATTTTATGTATCCCTCTGGTGTTTATAATGATTTTTAGCGGTCAAATTGCTTACTATGCTATTATTTTATCCTCGTTACTCTGGCATGAAGCAGGACATTTATTGGCAGCAAAAATTTGTGGTGTAAAGATAAAATCATGTGTGATTACACCCTACGGGGGGGAAATTGAATTTGATAATCCAGCGGTTGTGCAGGCAACATCACTACTATGGATTGCTTTAGGAGGACCAATCGCTACGGTATTAGGGATTGGTCTTGCTTTTTTCATGCCCGAGCTACTTGCTACTAAGCTTATCGAGGTACAGCTTGTGTTACTGGCTATTAATGTATGCCCAATACTCCCACTAGATGGGGGAAGAATATTGATCGCATGTTTATTCTTATTTTGTCCGACTGTGCGTGCATTTGAATATTACTACTCATTTTGTCTTGCAATTGTAACGATATTATTTATACTGACAATGAGTTACTTGCCGCAGTCTATTTTTTTAGCTGTTCTTTGTCTATTTATATGGCTTCAAGTAATTAAAGAATGGAATTATCGAAAATATCGTTTTGCTTTTGAGAAATATGTCTTGAACAGGTTGACTTGA
- a CDS encoding M23 family metallopeptidase, with translation MFKKWKWIVMILLVAAIMLVIRLEDQGVLETPVRKLVTTSADITYLSELGQSWLNKEKETIMVSSDVGQTELLTFANAQVFKEGFLMQYDIGLPVYAGQSGLVVFTGHTKYTGKTITISYEDGTTVSYGMLDSLAQLPYTTVQANDLIGMKQAGQLYLSIEKGDTHYNLEQIVQWLETNNDED, from the coding sequence TTGTTTAAAAAGTGGAAATGGATTGTCATGATATTACTCGTGGCAGCAATCATGCTCGTTATTCGTTTAGAAGATCAAGGTGTGTTGGAAACACCTGTACGAAAGCTTGTCACGACATCAGCAGATATTACGTATTTAAGTGAGCTCGGGCAAAGTTGGTTAAATAAGGAAAAGGAAACCATTATGGTATCGAGTGATGTAGGACAAACTGAACTATTAACTTTCGCCAATGCACAGGTTTTTAAAGAAGGTTTTTTGATGCAGTATGATATTGGACTTCCTGTGTATGCTGGGCAAAGTGGGCTAGTTGTTTTTACAGGCCATACAAAATATACTGGCAAAACGATAACCATTAGCTATGAGGATGGCACAACTGTATCCTATGGTATGCTCGATAGCCTAGCTCAATTGCCGTATACTACAGTGCAGGCAAATGATTTAATCGGCATGAAACAGGCTGGACAACTGTATTTATCGATTGAAAAAGGTGATACTCACTATAATTTAGAACAAATAGTGCAATGGCTTGAAACAAATAACGATGAAGATTAA
- the minD gene encoding septum site-determining protein MinD produces MGEAIVITSGKGGVGKTTSTANLGTALALQGKKVCLVDTDIGLRNLDVILGLENRIIYDLVDVIEGRCKIHQALIKDKRVDDKLFLLPAAQTTDKNAVTPEQMKSLIEELKRDYDYILIDCPAGIEQGYRNAVAGADHAIVVTTPEISAVRDADRIIGLLEQEDITAPKLIINRIRQHMMKNGDTLDVNEITTHLSIDLLGIIVDSEGVISSSNKGEPVVMDPANKASLGYRNIARRILGESVPLMAIENEHRGMFSKFKALFSR; encoded by the coding sequence GTGGGAGAAGCGATCGTCATAACTTCAGGTAAAGGCGGGGTCGGGAAAACGACGTCTACGGCTAACCTTGGAACTGCATTGGCTCTACAAGGTAAAAAAGTATGTTTGGTTGATACGGATATTGGATTACGGAATTTAGACGTAATTCTTGGTCTGGAAAATCGTATTATTTATGATTTAGTTGATGTTATTGAAGGTCGTTGTAAAATACATCAAGCTTTAATTAAAGATAAACGTGTTGATGACAAACTATTTTTACTACCTGCTGCTCAAACGACAGATAAGAATGCTGTCACGCCTGAGCAGATGAAGAGCTTAATAGAGGAATTAAAAAGAGACTATGATTATATTTTAATTGACTGTCCAGCTGGTATCGAACAAGGCTATCGTAATGCTGTAGCTGGTGCAGACCATGCAATTGTAGTAACGACACCAGAAATTTCAGCTGTGCGTGATGCGGATCGTATAATTGGACTGCTCGAGCAAGAGGACATCACGGCACCAAAACTGATTATTAATCGTATTCGTCAGCATATGATGAAAAACGGTGATACATTGGATGTCAATGAAATTACAACGCATCTGTCGATTGATTTATTAGGTATTATCGTCGATAGTGAGGGTGTTATTTCGTCGTCAAATAAAGGGGAACCTGTAGTGATGGACCCTGCCAATAAAGCATCTTTAGGTTATCGTAATATTGCACGACGCATATTAGGAGAATCAGTGCCACTCATGGCCATTGAAAATGAGCATAGAGGTATGTTTTCAAAGTTCAAAGCATTATTTTCAAGATAA
- the minC gene encoding septum site-determining protein MinC, which yields MKKQLVNMKGTKDGFVLRLDDQCAYAELVEELKRKVSEGGIDGKVDVQLHLGNRYCSDEQIKELVKIVQETEQLIVSKVQSDVLTVHESNQKMVESQQDTYVGVVRSGQILRSSGDIVIVGNVNPNGRVEAGGNVYVLGRLKGIVHAGVHGNKEAIIAASRLEATHIMIADQVEAMSDEHVKAINQSEMACAFIGYDGRITYDQIHALKNIRPLLNVSKGGS from the coding sequence ATGAAAAAACAATTAGTTAATATGAAGGGGACAAAGGATGGTTTTGTTCTCCGTTTAGACGATCAGTGTGCTTATGCCGAATTAGTAGAAGAGTTAAAGAGAAAAGTTTCAGAAGGCGGTATCGATGGTAAAGTAGATGTACAATTACATTTAGGTAATCGATACTGTTCTGATGAGCAAATAAAAGAGCTAGTGAAAATTGTCCAGGAAACAGAACAACTAATCGTATCTAAAGTGCAGAGTGATGTACTGACTGTCCACGAGAGCAACCAGAAAATGGTAGAAAGTCAACAAGATACATATGTAGGTGTGGTCAGATCGGGGCAAATTCTCCGTTCTTCGGGGGACATTGTTATTGTTGGGAATGTTAACCCAAATGGACGCGTAGAAGCTGGTGGCAATGTGTATGTCCTAGGCAGACTAAAGGGAATTGTGCATGCTGGTGTACATGGTAATAAGGAAGCAATAATTGCTGCCTCTCGTTTAGAAGCCACACATATAATGATTGCCGATCAGGTTGAGGCAATGTCAGATGAGCATGTAAAAGCTATCAATCAATCAGAGATGGCTTGTGCATTTATCGGCTATGATGGGCGTATTACGTACGATCAAATTCATGCGTTAAAAAATATTCGACCATTGTTAAATGTGTCTAAGGGAGGAAGCTAG